In Verrucomicrobiota bacterium, one genomic interval encodes:
- a CDS encoding four helix bundle protein, producing MKNDGKNPKKGTPGDHPSPESHSSHEEHPIIPPRGDYQTLHSFHKAEVVYDLTFRFAHKHLAKGDRTIDQMIQAARSGKKNLLEGSKAALTSKETEIKLTSVARASLEEVLDDYRDYLRVREHREWDKDSKEALYVRRLGRKVPQTYELYREFVDTRPPEVVANIAICLIHQANYLIDQQLRRLEKDFLEQGGLRERMFKARLQHRRQHPPKP from the coding sequence ATGAAAAACGATGGGAAGAATCCGAAGAAGGGGACACCGGGCGATCATCCGTCGCCTGAATCCCATTCCTCCCATGAAGAGCATCCGATCATCCCCCCGCGCGGCGATTACCAGACCCTCCACTCCTTCCACAAAGCCGAGGTGGTCTATGACCTCACCTTCCGCTTCGCGCACAAGCATCTCGCCAAAGGCGACCGCACCATTGACCAGATGATCCAGGCCGCCCGCTCCGGCAAAAAGAATTTGCTCGAAGGCAGCAAAGCCGCCCTCACCTCCAAGGAAACCGAGATCAAGCTCACGAGCGTCGCCCGCGCCAGCCTGGAGGAAGTGCTCGACGACTACCGCGACTACCTCCGCGTGCGCGAGCACCGCGAGTGGGACAAGGATTCCAAGGAAGCGCTCTATGTCCGTCGGCTTGGGCGCAAAGTCCCGCAGACCTACGAGCTTTACCGCGAGTTCGTGGACACCCGCCCGCCCGAGGTGGTGGCCAACATCGCCATCTGCCTGATTCACCAGGCGAACTACCTGATTGACCAGCAACTGCGCCGTCTGGAAAAGGACTTCCTCGAACAAGGCGGCCTGCGGGAGCGCATGTTCAAGGCCCGCCTCCAGCACCGCCGCCAACACCCGCCCAAGCCATGA